Proteins encoded together in one Microcaecilia unicolor chromosome 3, aMicUni1.1, whole genome shotgun sequence window:
- the LOC115465081 gene encoding olfactory receptor 1361-like, translating to MNMGNHSTVTEFILLGMSDRAEEELFLFSLFLIMYLISLLGNTLMITLIITDRHLHTPMYFFLSNLSLVDMSFTSVTVPKMLIALLSGKKTISFFECMTQLYFFITLGVTEGFLLAVMAYDRYVAICNPLRYTIVMSRRICSCLVGGSWIVTSLHALLHTMMVSDLLFCGPNTIHHFFCDILPLLKLSCSDTSNYELVIFTEASVIGLGPFLCILISYVYIIAAILKVRSAEGRRKAFSTCSSHLTIVTLFYGTIIFMYFRPSSAYFLDRDMLVTVMYTVLTPMLNPFIYSLRNKEVKGALRRAIVARIWLQKI from the coding sequence ATGAATATGGGAAATCACAGCACTGTGACAGAATTTATCCTTCTGGGAATGTCGGACCGTGCAGAGGAAGAACTCTTCCTCTTTTCGCTGTTTCTAATTATGTACCTGATCTCTCTGCTGGGGAATACTCTGATGATTACATTAATTATCACTGATCGTCATCTTCACACCCCCATGTATTTCTTTCTCAGTAACTTGTCTTTGGTAGACATGAGTTTCACCTCAGTCACTGTCCCCAAAATGCTGATTGCTCTCCTTTCAGGGAAGAAAACCATCTCCTTCTTTGAGTGCATGACCCAGCTCTATTTCTTTATTACTTTGGGGGTTACAGAGGGATTCCTGCTTGCGGTGATGGCATATGATAGGTATGTGGCCATCTGTAACCCTTTGAGGTACACCATAGTGATGAGCAGGAGAATTTGTAGTTGTTTAGTTGGTGGCTCTTGGATTGTTACTTCCTTGCATGCCTTGTTGCACACTATGATGGTCTCTGATTTATTGTTCTGCGGCCCCAATACCATCCACCACTTCTTCTGTGACATCCTACCCCTGCTCAAACTCTCCTGCTCAGATACCTCCAACTATGAGTTGGTCATATTCACTGAAGCGTCAGTAATTGGGCTTGGaccttttttgtgtatacttatCTCCTACGTCTACATCATCGCTGCCATACTGAAAGTTCGCTCTGCAGAGGGGAGACGCAAAGCCTTTTCCACGTGTTCATCTCATCTCACCATAGTGACTTTGTTCTATGGGAccattatttttatgtattttcgaCCATCTTCAGCTTATTTTTTGGACAGGGACATGCTAGTAACAGTGATGTACACTGTACTTACCCCGATGTTAAACCCTTTTATCTATAGCCTGAGGAACAAGGAGGTAAAGGGGGCTCTGAGGAGAGCCATAGTAGCAAGAATATGGCTTCAGAAAATTTGA
- the LOC115464645 gene encoding olfactory receptor 1361-like, with the protein MEAENQTQIKEFILLGISDNPDLWMVHFLLFLILYIVTLLGNISIISLIVTEPQLHTPMYFFLSNLSLVDMCFTSVTVPKMLINLITRKKTIFFSSCIAQMFFLNSCGSTENFLLSVMAYDRYVAICNPLRYTVMMTRNVCVLFAAASWITAFLHSLLYAFIVSQLNFCDINTIHHFFCELPPLLKLSCSDISAIELLLFTEGMAVGLGPFLCIVISYTHIIIAILKIHSKEGKYKVFSTCSSHLIVVNLYFGSVTFTYLRPNSNYSEDKDRVVTVFYAVVAPMLNPFIYSLRNNDIKVTVRKVMHAIKTRQEMKRI; encoded by the coding sequence ATGGAAGCAGAAAATCAAACCCAGATAAAGGAATTTATTCTCCTGGGGATTTCAGATAATCCAGACCTGTGGATGGTCCACTTCTTGCTGTTTCTGATTTTATATATAGTCACTTTATTGGGCAATATCTCCATCATTTCATTAATAGTCACTGAGCCTCAACTCCACACCCCTATGTATTTCTTCCTCAGTAACTTGTCACTTGTGGATATGTGTTTTACCTCAGTCACTGTCCCCAAAATGCTGATCAATCTCATCACCAGGAAGAAGACCATCTTCTTCTCCAGTTGTATTGCACAAATGTTTTTCTTGAATTCCTGCGGGAGTACAGAAAACTTCCTCCTTTCAGTGATGGCTTATGACCGCTATGTAGCAATTTGTAACCCTCTACGTTACACCGTAATGATGACGAGAAATGTCTGTGTGCTCTTTGCAGCTGCATCTTGGATCACTGCTTTTCTGCATTCCTTATTATATGCCTTTATTGTATCACAACTGAACTTCTGTGACATCAATACCATCCATCATTTCTTCTGTGAACTCCCACCTCTGCTGAAGCTCTCCTGCTCTGACATTTCTGCCATTGAATTGCTCCTTTTCACAGAAGGGATGGCTGTAGGACTGGGTCCTTTTCTGTGCATTGTCATTTCCTATACCCATATTATTATTGCCATATTGAAGATCCACTCTAAAGAGGGAAAATACAAAGTCTTTTCCACCTGTTCCTCCCACCTCATTGTGGTTAATTTGTACTTTGGTAGTGTCACATTTACATATTTGCGACCTAACTCAAATTATTCTGAAGACAAGGATAGAGTGGTGACTGTGTTTTATGCTGTGGTTGCTCCAATGTTAAACCCTTTTATCTATAGCCTGAGGAACAATGACATAAAAGTGACCGTAAGGAAGGTAATGCATGCAATCAAAACTCGTCAAGAAATGAAAAGAATTTAA